In the genome of Victivallis lenta, one region contains:
- a CDS encoding dienelactone hydrolase family protein: protein MKYTAAVWVVVLAVVMAGCAGMPGSDVAESAAARPLPYRQFVVGAERPGPFALVLFLHGAGERGDDNAAQLKHGSAELIGYCRKNGIKAVLLFPQCPRDRWWAGKEPPEGGSMLTALEALLDAKTEEFKPDRVYAVGLSMGGFAVWELALRNPERFAAVMPVCGGGDPARAAKLTGLPVLAVHGSADTVVPVRLSREMVRAIWNAGGENVVYQELPLCGHDAWTPAFRCADNWKWLFAQQNQQNQ from the coding sequence ATGAAGTACACTGCCGCCGTTTGGGTTGTGGTTCTCGCCGTCGTGATGGCCGGCTGCGCCGGAATGCCGGGGAGCGATGTGGCGGAGAGCGCGGCGGCCCGGCCGCTGCCGTACCGCCAGTTCGTCGTCGGAGCGGAACGGCCGGGGCCGTTTGCGCTGGTGCTTTTTCTGCACGGCGCCGGGGAGCGCGGCGACGACAATGCCGCGCAGCTGAAGCACGGCAGCGCCGAGCTGATCGGCTACTGCCGGAAAAACGGGATCAAGGCGGTCCTGCTGTTTCCGCAGTGTCCGCGCGACCGCTGGTGGGCCGGGAAGGAGCCGCCGGAAGGCGGTTCGATGCTGACCGCTCTGGAGGCTTTGCTCGACGCCAAGACGGAGGAGTTCAAGCCGGACCGCGTGTATGCGGTCGGGTTGTCGATGGGCGGATTCGCCGTGTGGGAGCTGGCGCTGCGCAATCCGGAGCGGTTTGCCGCCGTCATGCCGGTTTGCGGCGGCGGCGATCCGGCCCGGGCGGCGAAGCTGACCGGGCTGCCTGTGCTGGCCGTGCACGGCTCCGCCGATACGGTGGTCCCGGTCAGGCTCTCGCGCGAGATGGTGCGGGCGATCTGGAACGCGGGCGGCGAAAACGTGGTCTATCAGGAGCTGCCGCTTTGCGGGCACGACGCGTGGACTCCCGCCTTCCGCTGCGCCGACAACTGGAAGTGGCTTTTCGCTCAGCAGAATCAGCAGAATCAGTAG
- a CDS encoding MarR family transcriptional regulator yields the protein MDNIRAVRNDSIAPGIGLITFPQLKLLRVLTRQFPDGARLKELAGKLRLTPGTVSTGIENLVRQGLLQRSADPADRRAVVIRLTDKGRRCRDAHFRFRNTVMDELLRDIPPEELDAFIAVPEKLNAGLRTRCR from the coding sequence GTGGACAATATCCGCGCCGTGCGGAACGACTCCATCGCCCCCGGAATCGGACTCATCACCTTCCCGCAGCTGAAGCTGCTGCGGGTGCTCACCCGGCAGTTCCCGGACGGCGCGCGGCTGAAGGAGCTTGCCGGCAAACTGCGCCTGACGCCCGGCACGGTGTCGACCGGCATCGAAAACCTGGTCCGGCAGGGATTGCTGCAGCGCTCCGCCGACCCGGCCGACCGGCGCGCGGTCGTGATCCGGCTGACCGACAAAGGGCGCCGCTGCCGCGACGCCCATTTCCGATTCCGGAACACCGTCATGGATGAACTGCTGCGGGATATCCCGCCGGAGGAGCTCGACGCCTTCATCGCCGTGCCGGAGAAACTCAACGCCGGCCTGCGCACCCGCTGCCGCTGA
- a CDS encoding ABC transporter substrate binding protein, with the protein MLFADKKLFPAFFLFLLSALSLTAGGNGVPAEKRILYINSSNSTYLWCSNNNIGFRTHLQESGIPASIDTVELNVYTAPALKPDPEEIEALREQLRTRNYDLIVTLDNPAADLFFSGQLELPPGTALVFSGYNAAESGLPPRKPGMTGLTVPSSNRQNLELGRRLWPEAREVAILTDGSAGGLNVHARLKQTPPDRPGITIRLINGSEYTTAEMLNQIAAMPKESFVILNNWGSSKREPKEPFFAIFSKLTDANPNPVLLARENRFEVGVVGGFFVPGKQHGGETAALAARILNGENPDAIKVKTAGILPIFDYEALRKFSIPVDKLPPGSLLAGLPPPFTTQYRTELAVAGSLSGALLVFMLLNYISSSRRARRLSAIFANLPVRVAAVDRKGKLHFLQASGRPEYDSLTKLRHLKDLPDDLLRLFGDPVDTVMNTGRPITLEYDSAGERRRAEFVKLPDRIFNCETVLWVSTNIAELYALRRSAEALAERFELTLKSIGDGVVVTDENGIVTLVNQVTAELTGYKAEELIGHSLDERFRLRSYIDDRPVPSPLSRALREGRAVEMANHTDLIRKDGSRRHIADSAAPIRDADGTVTGAVLIFRDVTQEYEKRDWMYRQNEWLKASARAVRMNYFCNAPDQTPIREIEDPAFWGKYPDGRPYPIDVWICREDRDAFRNTWRKVLSGASEQETIVYRAGESGRRTVFEMQLRHVPGEDGRQAEIFGIIRDITQERAREAELRETNHLMKTIIDNLPCSLWLKDVSDGNRYILGNRSLCRLLGVPEENFAGMSDADLFPPEFARKYEADDLRVRESGERFECDEEVRDGEGGIRIVHTAKLPLTGYRPDRRILLGISFDVTELLNSRNALEHANILLRSIMDNLPCQFFLKDADDDFRYLMVNRNFCRLYGFRPEEAVGKSDFELLRNGAVATRFRENDLSAAGSDQPVDLFEELNEPHTGKRRFIRSIRLLLTGPDGKRRLLGMGIDVTRQKEDEREMARLNSLLQKILDQLPAMIAAKDAANGFRYVLWNRSAERLTGIPAARVLGRTDYELECFRKTAEQFRRNDMYVHGTGNGIALDESIVFTGDAPRSLRTQLCKVESPDNSDLVLVMAFDVTEERQLENERRKLLEDLKERSEQNRQLNTCLETVMLNEDEDTAIEIVISTVCRHLASTRGYIMKYDFEHWQVYPAAEWVAPGYAPYVKNLERRPLLRNEGWFRRLSHDGIWGGVCTGTLVSDLGSWRSDAERFNMNSLYCAAIRVNGELWGHLGIVNDPGSPMRKFTEYDLQFLRAAAHVIEIIMARKLSRVRLERSEYEKLLIMDSIRIPIFLFDPELKLVRLNNAAQSLLGVDAEECAGRRFPELCGQKAKQPDDAIERRGHNCDIRLKERDYLMSSYPILIDGKLSYVLKTLVDMTDFNESQRQLARALTEAQNADKAKSLFLATMSHELRTPLNAVIGFSELLRDNPIPPEELDDYLRSINLAGNTLLKLINDILDLSKIDANQMKISPEPTELPAVARELYAMFRRETAKRRLEYRVECPEALPPMMLDGLRLRQILLNLIGNAVKFTQRGHVEVLFAWRNGSLVIRVSDSGSGIAPEAQEAVFDPFIRQSTVRDSHSSEGTGLGLAISRRLARCMGGDITLESEPGKGSTFTFRLDKVIEVAAIPVDGASAQLPEEMSRNLRILLVDDVPMNLKVLGAMLKKLGAEIATAASGAEVLDMLEKGIPDVLLTDMWMPEMNGAELASRVRAIPAASGITIIAVTADTESHSNFDMSGIDGILMKPVSLDKLKKLLGTLRTEFAARQASGRPADGAPYNFG; encoded by the coding sequence ATGTTATTTGCAGATAAAAAATTATTTCCGGCGTTTTTCCTGTTTCTGCTTTCCGCGCTTTCCCTGACGGCAGGGGGAAACGGCGTTCCGGCGGAAAAACGAATTCTCTACATCAACTCCTCCAACTCCACCTATCTCTGGTGCAGCAACAACAATATCGGGTTCCGCACCCACCTTCAGGAGAGCGGCATCCCCGCCAGCATCGACACGGTCGAACTCAATGTTTACACCGCACCGGCCCTGAAACCGGACCCGGAGGAGATCGAAGCGCTGCGCGAGCAGCTGCGCACCCGGAACTACGACCTCATCGTCACGCTGGACAATCCGGCGGCGGACTTGTTTTTCAGCGGGCAGCTCGAACTGCCGCCCGGAACCGCGCTCGTATTCAGCGGCTACAATGCCGCCGAATCCGGGCTTCCGCCCCGGAAACCCGGCATGACCGGGCTGACCGTTCCATCCTCGAACCGGCAGAACCTCGAGCTCGGCCGGCGCCTCTGGCCGGAGGCCCGCGAAGTCGCGATTCTGACCGACGGGAGCGCCGGCGGACTCAACGTTCACGCCAGGCTGAAACAGACGCCGCCCGACCGGCCCGGAATCACAATCCGGCTCATCAACGGCAGCGAGTACACAACGGCGGAAATGCTGAACCAGATCGCGGCCATGCCGAAGGAGTCGTTCGTCATCCTGAACAACTGGGGATCGAGCAAGCGGGAACCGAAGGAACCTTTCTTCGCCATTTTCTCCAAGCTGACCGATGCGAATCCGAATCCGGTTCTGCTCGCGCGGGAAAACCGGTTCGAGGTCGGCGTAGTGGGCGGCTTCTTCGTCCCCGGCAAACAGCACGGCGGCGAAACAGCGGCCCTTGCGGCGCGAATCCTGAACGGCGAAAATCCCGATGCGATCAAGGTGAAGACGGCCGGAATCCTCCCGATCTTCGATTACGAGGCGCTGCGGAAATTCTCCATTCCGGTCGACAAGCTCCCGCCGGGCTCCCTTCTCGCCGGGCTGCCGCCGCCCTTCACGACGCAGTACCGAACCGAACTGGCAGTGGCCGGCTCCCTGTCCGGCGCGCTGCTCGTCTTCATGCTGCTGAACTACATCTCAAGCAGCCGGCGGGCGCGCCGCCTCTCGGCCATCTTCGCCAATCTTCCGGTGCGCGTGGCGGCGGTGGACCGGAAGGGGAAGCTGCATTTTCTGCAGGCCTCGGGGCGGCCGGAATACGACAGCCTCACGAAGCTCCGGCACCTGAAGGACCTGCCGGACGACCTGCTCCGGCTATTCGGCGATCCGGTCGACACGGTCATGAACACCGGCAGGCCCATCACACTCGAATACGATTCGGCGGGGGAGCGCCGCCGGGCTGAATTCGTCAAGCTGCCGGACCGTATTTTCAATTGCGAAACCGTGCTGTGGGTGTCGACCAACATCGCCGAACTCTACGCCCTGCGCCGCTCCGCCGAAGCGCTCGCCGAACGGTTCGAACTGACGCTGAAGTCGATCGGCGACGGCGTGGTCGTGACCGATGAAAACGGAATCGTCACCCTCGTGAACCAGGTCACCGCGGAACTGACCGGTTACAAGGCGGAGGAGCTGATCGGGCACAGCCTCGACGAACGCTTCCGGCTCCGCAGCTACATCGACGACAGGCCGGTGCCGTCCCCGCTCAGCCGGGCGCTGCGCGAAGGACGTGCGGTGGAGATGGCCAACCACACCGACCTCATCCGGAAGGACGGTTCCCGGCGGCACATCGCCGACAGCGCCGCCCCGATCCGGGATGCGGACGGAACCGTCACCGGCGCCGTGCTGATCTTCCGCGACGTCACGCAGGAGTATGAGAAGCGGGACTGGATGTACCGCCAGAACGAATGGCTCAAAGCTTCCGCCCGGGCCGTGCGGATGAACTATTTCTGCAATGCGCCGGACCAGACCCCGATCCGGGAGATCGAAGATCCGGCTTTCTGGGGCAAATATCCGGACGGGCGGCCGTATCCGATCGACGTCTGGATCTGCCGGGAAGACCGGGACGCTTTCCGGAATACCTGGCGGAAAGTGCTCTCCGGCGCATCGGAACAGGAGACCATCGTCTACCGGGCCGGAGAAAGCGGTCGCCGGACCGTGTTCGAAATGCAGCTCAGACACGTCCCGGGAGAGGACGGACGCCAGGCGGAAATCTTCGGAATCATCCGCGACATCACGCAGGAACGCGCCCGGGAGGCCGAGCTCCGCGAAACCAACCACCTCATGAAGACGATCATCGACAACCTGCCCTGCTCTCTCTGGCTCAAGGACGTCTCGGACGGCAACCGTTATATCCTCGGCAACCGCAGCCTCTGCCGGCTGCTCGGCGTGCCGGAAGAAAACTTTGCAGGCATGAGCGACGCGGATCTGTTTCCGCCCGAATTCGCCCGCAAATACGAAGCTGACGACCTGCGTGTGCGCGAGTCCGGCGAGCGTTTCGAATGCGACGAGGAGGTGCGCGACGGCGAAGGCGGCATACGAATCGTCCACACGGCCAAGCTGCCGCTGACCGGCTACCGCCCGGACCGCCGGATTCTCCTCGGCATCAGCTTCGACGTGACCGAACTCCTGAACAGCCGCAATGCGCTCGAACACGCCAATATTCTGCTCCGGAGCATCATGGACAACCTGCCCTGCCAGTTCTTCCTGAAAGACGCCGACGACGATTTCCGCTACCTGATGGTCAACCGCAACTTCTGCCGGTTGTACGGCTTCCGCCCGGAGGAGGCCGTCGGGAAAAGCGATTTCGAGCTGCTGCGCAATGGAGCGGTCGCCACCCGCTTCCGCGAAAACGACCTCAGCGCCGCCGGCAGCGACCAGCCGGTCGATCTGTTCGAGGAGCTGAACGAGCCGCATACGGGCAAGCGCCGTTTCATCCGGAGCATCAGGCTTCTGCTGACCGGTCCGGACGGCAAGCGCCGGCTGCTCGGCATGGGAATCGACGTGACCCGGCAGAAGGAGGACGAACGGGAGATGGCCCGGCTCAACTCACTGCTTCAGAAAATCCTCGACCAGCTTCCGGCCATGATCGCGGCCAAAGACGCCGCAAACGGTTTCCGCTACGTGCTCTGGAACCGTTCGGCCGAACGGCTGACCGGCATACCGGCGGCACGGGTGCTCGGCCGGACCGATTACGAGCTGGAATGTTTCCGGAAAACGGCCGAACAATTCCGCCGCAACGACATGTACGTCCACGGCACGGGAAACGGCATCGCGCTGGACGAATCCATCGTTTTCACCGGAGACGCCCCCCGCAGTCTCCGTACGCAGCTGTGCAAGGTCGAGAGCCCCGACAACAGCGACCTGGTTCTCGTCATGGCATTCGACGTCACCGAGGAGAGGCAGCTCGAAAACGAGCGCCGCAAACTGCTCGAAGACCTGAAGGAGCGTTCCGAACAGAACCGGCAGCTCAACACCTGCCTCGAAACCGTCATGCTCAACGAGGACGAAGACACCGCGATCGAAATCGTGATCAGCACGGTCTGCCGGCACCTGGCTTCCACCCGCGGCTACATCATGAAATACGACTTCGAGCACTGGCAGGTGTATCCGGCCGCCGAATGGGTCGCCCCCGGGTATGCGCCTTATGTGAAAAACCTCGAACGCCGTCCGCTGCTGCGGAACGAGGGCTGGTTCCGGCGGCTCTCACACGACGGCATCTGGGGCGGAGTCTGTACCGGAACGCTCGTCTCCGACCTCGGCAGCTGGCGGAGTGACGCGGAGCGGTTCAATATGAACTCGCTCTACTGCGCCGCCATCCGCGTGAACGGCGAGCTCTGGGGCCACCTGGGCATCGTCAACGACCCGGGTTCGCCGATGCGGAAATTCACGGAATACGACCTGCAGTTCCTGCGGGCCGCCGCACATGTGATCGAAATCATCATGGCGCGGAAGCTGAGCCGCGTCCGGCTCGAACGCAGCGAGTACGAAAAGCTCCTGATCATGGATTCGATCCGGATTCCGATTTTCCTCTTCGATCCGGAACTGAAGCTGGTCCGCCTGAACAATGCGGCGCAATCCCTGCTCGGGGTCGACGCGGAGGAGTGCGCGGGCCGGAGATTCCCGGAGCTTTGCGGGCAGAAGGCGAAGCAGCCGGACGATGCGATCGAGCGGCGCGGGCACAACTGCGACATCCGCCTGAAGGAGCGGGACTACCTGATGAGCTCATACCCGATCCTGATCGACGGCAAACTCTCCTATGTGCTGAAAACCCTGGTCGACATGACCGATTTCAACGAATCGCAGCGCCAGCTCGCCCGCGCGCTGACGGAGGCGCAGAACGCCGACAAAGCCAAAAGCCTGTTTCTCGCCACCATGAGCCACGAGCTCAGGACGCCGCTCAATGCGGTCATCGGCTTCAGCGAGCTCCTGCGCGACAACCCGATCCCGCCGGAGGAGCTTGACGACTACCTGAGGTCGATCAACCTCGCCGGAAACACGCTGCTCAAGCTCATCAACGACATTCTCGACCTCAGCAAAATCGATGCGAACCAGATGAAAATCTCGCCGGAGCCGACCGAACTGCCCGCCGTGGCGCGCGAACTTTACGCGATGTTCCGCCGCGAAACGGCGAAACGCCGCCTGGAGTATCGTGTCGAGTGTCCGGAGGCGCTGCCGCCGATGATGCTGGACGGCCTGCGCCTGCGCCAGATCCTGCTGAACCTGATCGGCAATGCGGTCAAGTTCACGCAGCGCGGACATGTGGAAGTCCTCTTCGCCTGGCGGAACGGCAGTCTGGTGATCCGCGTCTCGGACAGCGGGTCCGGCATCGCGCCGGAAGCGCAGGAGGCCGTCTTCGATCCGTTCATCCGCCAGAGCACGGTCAGGGACAGCCACTCCAGCGAGGGGACCGGCCTCGGGCTGGCGATCTCGCGCCGGCTGGCCCGCTGCATGGGCGGCGACATCACGCTCGAAAGCGAGCCCGGCAAAGGCAGCACCTTCACCTTCCGGCTGGACAAGGTCATCGAGGTGGCCGCAATTCCCGTGGACGGAGCATCGGCGCAGCTCCCGGAAGAAATGAGCCGGAATCTCCGCATCCTCCTGGTCGACGATGTGCCGATGAATCTCAAGGTGCTCGGCGCCATGCTGAAGAAACTCGGCGCCGAAATCGCCACGGCCGCCTCCGGCGCCGAGGTGCTGGACATGCTCGAAAAAGGGATTCCGGATGTGCTGCTGACCGACATGTGGATGCCGGAAATGAACGGAGCCGAACTCGCCTCCCGGGTCCGGGCCATTCCGGCCGCCTCCGGCATAACGATCATCGCAGTCACGGCGGATACCGAAAGCCACAGCAACTTCGACATGTCCGGCATCGACGGAATCCTCATGAAACCGGTCTCGCTGGACAAACTGAAGAAACTGCTCGGCACGCTCCGGACGGAGTTCGCCGCGCGTCAGGCGTCCGGCCGTCCCGCCGACGGAGCCCCGTACAACTTCGGCTGA
- a CDS encoding PFL family protein: MFEAKDIIETISMIREECLDIRTITMGISLYDCQCDNADRLATRIYDRIMSRARDLVKTGEEIEKKYGIPIINKRVSVTPIALMAGGLDVDGAVKLARTLDRAAHELGINFIGGYSALVQKGFTNGSRTLISSIPQALAETERVCSSVNVASTKAGINMDAVAEMGRVIRETAERTRERQSIGCAKLVVFANVPEDNPFMAGAFHGIGEPETVINVGVSGPGVVASAIRRKGACDLTEVAETIKRTAFKITRVGQLVAREASERLGVPFGIVDLSLAPTPAVGDSVAYILESMGLEKCGCHGTTAALAMLNDAVKKGGVMASSHVGGLSGAFIPVSEDAGMIEAARCGALSLEKLEAMTAVCSVGLDMIAIPGDTPAEVISGIIADEMAIGVVNSKTTAVRLIPAIGCKVGDAISFGGLLGEAPVIPVNTCSPAGFIGRGGRIPAPIQSLKN, encoded by the coding sequence ATGTTCGAAGCCAAAGACATCATCGAAACCATCAGCATGATCCGCGAGGAGTGTCTCGACATCCGCACGATCACCATGGGCATTTCGCTCTACGACTGCCAGTGCGACAACGCGGACCGTCTCGCGACGCGCATCTACGACCGCATCATGAGCCGCGCCCGCGATCTGGTCAAAACCGGGGAGGAGATCGAAAAGAAATACGGCATTCCGATCATCAACAAGCGCGTGTCGGTCACCCCGATCGCCCTGATGGCCGGCGGACTCGACGTCGACGGCGCGGTCAAGCTGGCCCGGACGCTCGACCGCGCCGCGCACGAGCTCGGAATCAACTTCATCGGCGGCTACAGCGCGCTGGTCCAGAAGGGATTCACGAACGGGAGCCGCACGCTCATTTCTTCAATCCCGCAGGCGCTCGCCGAGACGGAACGCGTCTGCTCCTCGGTCAACGTCGCCAGCACGAAGGCCGGCATCAACATGGATGCGGTCGCCGAAATGGGGCGCGTGATCCGCGAAACCGCGGAGCGGACCCGGGAGCGGCAGTCCATCGGCTGCGCGAAGCTCGTGGTCTTCGCCAACGTCCCCGAGGACAATCCGTTCATGGCCGGAGCCTTCCACGGAATCGGAGAGCCGGAGACCGTCATCAACGTCGGCGTCTCCGGTCCCGGGGTGGTCGCCTCCGCGATCCGCCGCAAAGGCGCCTGCGACCTGACCGAAGTGGCGGAGACAATCAAGCGCACCGCCTTCAAAATCACCCGCGTCGGCCAGCTGGTCGCCCGCGAAGCCTCGGAACGGCTCGGCGTCCCGTTCGGAATCGTCGATCTCTCGCTGGCCCCGACGCCCGCCGTCGGCGACTCGGTCGCCTACATCCTCGAGTCGATGGGACTCGAGAAATGCGGCTGCCACGGCACAACCGCTGCGCTGGCCATGCTGAACGACGCCGTCAAAAAGGGCGGCGTGATGGCCTCGTCGCACGTCGGCGGGCTCTCCGGCGCGTTCATTCCCGTCTCCGAAGACGCCGGCATGATCGAAGCGGCCCGCTGCGGAGCGCTCAGCCTCGAAAAGCTCGAAGCGATGACGGCGGTCTGCTCGGTCGGGCTCGACATGATCGCGATTCCGGGCGATACCCCGGCGGAGGTGATCTCCGGTATCATCGCGGACGAGATGGCCATCGGCGTGGTGAACTCGAAAACCACGGCGGTCCGCCTGATCCCCGCCATCGGCTGCAAGGTCGGGGACGCCATCTCCTTCGGCGGCCTGCTCGGCGAAGCTCCGGTCATCCCGGTGAACACCTGCTCTCCGGCCGGATTCATCGGCCGGGGCGGCCGCATCCCGGCCCCGATCCAGAGCCTGAAAAACTGA
- a CDS encoding ACT domain-containing protein — translation MKAVVSVIGRDSVGIIAKVSAGCAECGANILDISQTVLNQYFTMIMIVDIRELAMPFNDFVDRMSALGKKDGLDIHVMHEDIFNSMHRI, via the coding sequence ATGAAAGCCGTCGTTTCGGTCATCGGGCGGGACTCCGTCGGAATCATCGCCAAGGTCAGTGCGGGCTGCGCGGAGTGCGGCGCGAACATTCTCGACATCTCCCAGACCGTCCTCAACCAATATTTCACCATGATCATGATCGTCGACATCCGCGAGCTGGCCATGCCGTTCAACGATTTCGTCGACCGCATGAGCGCGCTCGGCAAAAAGGACGGTCTCGACATCCACGTCATGCACGAGGACATCTTCAACTCCATGCACAGGATCTGA
- a CDS encoding right-handed parallel beta-helix repeat-containing protein, producing the protein MKRLFSVFGAGCLFAGLTLSAATLTVDRNGGDGVFRTIGEAAAKAAPGDVVLVRPGVYREHVAPERGGEAGRPITFRAEEPGTVFVRGSEVWKPVLTPVAGAENVFATPVPEDAFFGEFPNPFRRRLNAGGRDKQEAPRPADGALLPYSLGQIFCDGAELRQLQTEKEVRRVPGSWIITADGKSLLIHFPADYDPAESLLEMTVRDRVFAPARRGLGHINLEGFVFEHCANQAPFPQLGMVSTRSGHDWVIRDNVIRRAKTVGLDVGSEYWRTDLIPRTLPEDQKLLRKGGRHLVTGNLVVDNGLCGIAGWSCRGVRIIGNTVERNNALSLTTNECDWEEWAGIKLHEADEALVEGNLVRFNGAHGIWFDNGYNRARITRNVLFGNVGSGIFIELGAGSVLVDNNIVANTTPYSGLYPGRGIYVHDASGVRVCHNLVFDNAAEGVYMHNVTDRKYHGKIVETSDELVVNNIFCNNGGGVSLPYPGDRSENCVSDRNLFVGRVGFRYSGKTPWEKIAAGAAERLTPEERTRAEILRSFVPEVWPKVSGREENSVFLAEREFGVRIKPFEPSLYLSNRSGREFALEPVPGVDRDFTGNRYGEKVLPGPFQDLGKKNEFRLLFPVM; encoded by the coding sequence ATGAAACGACTGTTTTCCGTATTCGGGGCCGGGTGTCTGTTTGCCGGGCTCACTCTTTCCGCGGCGACGCTCACTGTGGACCGGAACGGCGGCGACGGAGTTTTCCGGACGATCGGGGAGGCGGCGGCGAAAGCGGCTCCCGGCGATGTGGTCCTGGTCCGTCCCGGCGTCTACCGGGAGCATGTCGCGCCGGAACGCGGCGGCGAGGCGGGCCGCCCGATCACTTTCCGGGCCGAAGAGCCCGGCACGGTTTTCGTCCGCGGCAGCGAGGTGTGGAAGCCGGTGCTGACGCCGGTTGCGGGGGCGGAGAACGTGTTTGCGACGCCGGTCCCGGAGGATGCCTTTTTCGGTGAATTCCCGAATCCCTTCCGGCGCAGGCTCAATGCGGGCGGCCGGGATAAGCAGGAGGCTCCCCGGCCGGCCGACGGCGCGCTGCTGCCTTATTCGCTCGGGCAGATCTTCTGCGACGGCGCCGAACTGCGCCAGCTGCAGACGGAGAAGGAGGTCCGGCGCGTGCCGGGCAGCTGGATCATCACGGCGGACGGAAAATCGCTGCTGATCCATTTCCCGGCCGATTATGACCCGGCGGAGTCGCTGCTCGAAATGACGGTCCGCGACCGGGTGTTCGCCCCGGCGCGGCGCGGCCTCGGCCATATCAACCTCGAGGGGTTCGTGTTTGAACACTGCGCGAACCAGGCGCCGTTTCCGCAGCTCGGCATGGTTTCGACCCGCAGCGGCCACGACTGGGTCATCCGCGACAACGTGATTCGCCGCGCCAAGACGGTCGGGCTCGACGTCGGCAGCGAATATTGGCGGACGGACCTGATTCCGCGCACGCTCCCGGAGGATCAGAAGCTGCTGCGCAAGGGCGGCCGGCATCTGGTCACCGGCAATCTTGTCGTCGACAACGGGCTCTGCGGCATCGCCGGGTGGAGCTGCCGGGGCGTCCGGATCATCGGGAATACCGTCGAGCGCAACAACGCCCTGTCGCTGACCACGAACGAGTGCGACTGGGAGGAGTGGGCCGGGATCAAGCTCCATGAGGCGGACGAGGCGCTGGTCGAGGGCAACCTGGTCCGCTTCAACGGCGCGCACGGCATCTGGTTCGACAACGGCTACAACCGGGCGCGGATCACCCGGAACGTGCTGTTCGGCAACGTCGGCTCCGGCATCTTCATCGAGCTCGGAGCCGGCAGCGTGCTGGTGGACAACAACATCGTGGCGAACACCACGCCGTACTCCGGGCTCTATCCGGGCCGCGGCATTTACGTTCACGACGCCTCCGGCGTCAGGGTCTGCCACAATCTGGTTTTCGACAACGCGGCCGAGGGGGTGTACATGCACAATGTGACCGACCGGAAGTATCACGGCAAAATCGTCGAAACCTCCGACGAGCTGGTGGTCAACAACATCTTCTGCAACAACGGCGGCGGGGTGAGCCTGCCGTACCCCGGCGACCGTTCGGAAAACTGCGTGTCGGACCGGAATCTGTTCGTCGGCCGGGTCGGCTTCCGCTACAGCGGCAAAACGCCGTGGGAGAAGATCGCCGCCGGAGCCGCGGAGCGCCTGACCCCGGAGGAGCGGACCCGCGCGGAAATTCTGCGGAGCTTCGTGCCGGAGGTCTGGCCGAAGGTTTCGGGACGAGAAGAAAACTCGGTGTTTCTGGCCGAACGGGAGTTCGGAGTCCGGATCAAGCCGTTCGAGCCGTCGCTCTATCTTTCGAACCGTTCCGGCCGGGAGTTCGCCCTCGAGCCGGTTCCGGGCGTGGACCGGGACTTCACCGGCAACCGCTACGGGGAGAAGGTGCTTCCGGGGCCGTTCCAGGATCTCGGGAAGAAGAACGAATTCCGGCTGCTGTTCCCGGTCATGTGA